Within Limanda limanda chromosome 1, fLimLim1.1, whole genome shotgun sequence, the genomic segment CACTTTGACAAATTTGAGGCCTGTGAGGGTTTGTACTAAGGGGGAGGGCAGGTAGGTTGAGGTCAGGCGTAGAGAGAGTCTGTTGTAATGCATTTGAACCCATTCATTCTTAAACATCTCTCAGGGACTGTGTGTAGAGTCCTGGTCCATTTTTTCTTTACCAGGCAtttttcctctttaaaccaTTTACAGACACAGAGCACTTTCTTTGATTCTAGGGAGAATTCACTCTTCAATGGGAATTGTCGAAGACATTCTGTCAACGGTACTAACCCTGCAAGTATCCAGTTGTTGTGGGCAGACCTTTTCCCTGTTTGTCAACATTTATGAGATTTCATATTTGTTTATgcatttattgttgttgttcaaTGGTGTGTAGTGTTTACTCAGCATTGCTGTTATTAGTTTTATAGGATTTCATTTGTAAAGGTGATTCTACAGTTATGTGGAACTTAAAGGACGATAAAACTAACAAATGTGACCCAAGGTTTACCATAAATTACCTAGCCTGTGGTGACCCACTATCGACTCATATGTCCGGTTTCATAAAAATCTTTATCACTTTTAAGCTGTGTTTTGTATCGTTgcttcattcatgttttttcaCCATCCTCTGCATGCTGGCATGATTCAGTAGATTTAGCTTTCCTGTGGTTGTGACTGCAACAAGCTAACAGTTCCCAGCAGAGATCAGTTGTGCATAATAGCTTCGAACTCTgccaacacacattcacacaaacaccaaaataCTCAAAATCGCCCTGGTGGTACAGTACTTGTTTCCAGGACCATGTTTGGCCATGATGACACAGTCACTCAGGTGAAAACAGAACATGCAGCGctgtcacagcaggaaaagaCACAACAGGAAGTTGGTTATTGTAATTTGTCTGCTCACTAACAgtcagcagctggagcagcagcatgaAGGCAATTCAATTTTGCAGCTGAACCAACAATTGTTACTTGatcttgtatatatatactagggatgagcgagtacagcattatctgtatctgtatctgttaaccatatgaattatccgtatccgtactcggagtgggccgggcctaacccggaagtgggtgtgatttaacccggaagtgggctggttcaacataactttcttttttaactttgaaatttttttatgatttttttatttttattttttttaaatttatttccacaccaggtgtgtgtgtgtgtgtgtgtgtgtgtgtgtgtgtgtgggggtgtgtgtgtgtgtgtgtctgtgtgtgtgtgtgtctgtgtctgtgtgtgagtgagatgcgagggacgttcactgtctcccggagaaatgaacactctgtgtttttagtatataaagacgtgaattatattcgttcacacgtcatacagactggttttgttattttcactttacattaacacttaaagtttagtgcagtgtaattgtttgccgtgataattaaatgccagtgtgataataaatgacaatttcaaaccatacaaactgtcatgttgtactgtatttaatagaggtttactttactgtaaagtaagtgtaaatgtaaagtgaaaataacaaaaccagtcattatgacttgtgaacaaatataattcacgtctttatatactaaaaacacagagtgttaatttctccgggagacagtgaacgtccctcgcatctccagcgctcctctactgaggagtgagagacagagagctgttctgtgagtgagtgagcagagccgtgtgtgacgggaggaccgctgtgacgctgtgtgaggattttcattcagtccgagcacagataatgacaccgattactcgtataataatcgtactcggcaaaagtgctttatccgtaccggatactcgtttcagccgagtatccggctcatctctaatatatacacacatcttCTGTTGCAATACAAATTAACAAGTATAAAATAGTTATTTAATTGGTGCCCATACACCCTACATGATAGTCAGCATGCAGACATTCCCAAGTTGGTGTACTGCAGATataacattgttgttttttttcaataatccTGACATTGCCTGACTAAATCACCATAAATCTAGGTTAATGATAGAAGCCCTGCAGTGTATTTAGCTATACTGGCAAGTAAACTATCACAGAGAGAGCTAGAGGCAACTTAAGGTTGACTACTTAACTTTACTGGCAGCGTGGCACTCCAACCCTGACTGGGTTGGCTTATATCATTTAAAGGTTTCATTTACCCTCCTTAGTTTTTCGGGAGGAAAGAAATAATAGAAGAAATGTATTTCCatattaaataatcataatatgGACATTGTATGTGCCAAATTGAAAAAGCATTCACGATACAGTTGAATTTGATCTCAATGTGATTTACACTGTAGATGTCACAATCTTTTTTGGTGACAAAATTGCCTTATCttctttaaagaaacaaaacaccATCCACAAATCCATTTATTCAAAAAAGACAGTAGGaaaccaaaggaaaaaaaatgccgCTAATAACTTAAGAACTTTAATGATGTTTATCAGAAATATATTGGATGTAAGTATTAAAGATATGAATAATGGGGTGGCGTATATAGCTCACCTGGTAGAGCTGCCACCCCATTGAGGCTAGGCCTCACCCATAGATGTCCAGGTTTGAGTCCGACCTGCGGCCCTGTGCTGCACGTATTCCCCcactctctgtctgcagctgttACTGTAGATGATCCACCAAGCTCTGTTTTGATGGCCTTGCACAAGGGAACCTCAGCTGTAGTCATGAATGAGGGCCAATTACTGCTCTTTAACTTTATATAAATCTGAAGCTAAAGTCAAATGAAAAATCTCAGctatcaccatgacaactgagCAAACTCCCTCCACTAATGATGATTGTGAGATTCCGCTGTTTGTCTGCTGCAAGAGGGAATAAGCCGGGACTGTACGTCACTTTTCAATTGGAATAAAAACTTTTACTATTCATTTGCGATTTGTGCCTAAATTAATTCAATATCTTCTAAATAATGTCTTTGATGCAATGTGTCTGAGAAGTCCAAGAGTGCGGAGGGATTTATGTCAGAATCATGTGAATGGGGCGTTTGGGCCAAACAAAACTCATGTATACAATTTAACATAAACCCAGGTTTTGCAACTGGAAAAAGACTATAAACAAACAGAGGGTGATCATTCACATTACTGCACAACACCACCGAGCAGACAGAGCAGTCAGCAGGTGTCTGCAATGAATGGACCAAGTTGTTATACATCAACTCAAACTGATATAGGATATGGTGAACAGGGAAGTGTGGATTATAACAAAAAGAATTTCCTGACACTTGTGTATAACAGAGGTGAAGTTAACCATTTTTATTGAAACAATAAGTCCAAAGAAGCACAAAACAGGCAAGAGtgttaacattttaaaagtaaattttgAATAAATTGTCAGATTGTTTTATTGTCTCAAACCCCCTAAACTTGTGCATAGTAAGAACCAGGTCATGACTGTTGTTTAGGCCACATCCTCGtcaccttcctcctcaccctcgcCCTCTTCCTCAGCAGTGGCGTCCTGGTACTGCTGGTACTCAGACACCAGGTCGTTCATGTTGCTCTCAGCCTCTGTGAACTCCATCTCGTCCATACCTTCGCCCGTGTACCTGAAACAATGGACATAAAGTAAATACTTACTGATGGGCATTAAGTTATTGTATGAATTCTGGGTTATTCACTCACCAGTGGAGGAAGGCCTTGCGACGGAACATGGCGGTGAACTGCTCTGACATGCGTTTGAACAGCTCCTGAATGGCTGTGCTGTTGCCAATGAAAGTGGAGGACATCTTGAGGCCGCGGGGAGGGATGTCACAGACGGCCGTCTTGACGTTGTTTGGGATCCACTCCACGAAGTAGCTGCTGTTCTTGTTCTGCACATTCAACATCTGCTCGTCCACCTCTTTCATGGACATGCGGCCCCGAAAGATGGCGGCAACAGTAAGGTAGCGACCGTGGCGTGGGTCACAGGCAGCCATCATGTTTTTGGCGTCAAACATCTGCTGGGTGAGTTCAGGAACTGTCAGTGCCCTGGAAAGAGACAGATAATTCAAGTCAGATTCAAAATACTTTTAAAGAGTACTTCCTTGTGTTATACGGAATCCTGCTTCCCTACCTGTACTGCTGGCTTCCACGACTGGTCAGGGGAGCAAAGCCTGGCATGAAGAAGTGCAGCCTGGGGAAGGGCACCATGTTCACAGCCAGTTTCCTCAGATCAGCATTGAGCTGGCCAGGAAAGCGCAGGCAGGTGGTCACCCCGCTCATGGTGGCTGAGACAAGGTGGTTGAGGTCACCATAGGTGGGTGTAGTGAGTTTCAGTGTACGGAAGCAGATGTCATACAGGGCCTCATTATCAATGCAGTAGGTCTCATCTGTGTTCTCCACCAGCTGGTGGACAGACAGGGTGGCATTGTAGGGCTCCACCACTGTGTCTGACACCTGGAGAGGGAAAGTGAAGGGAAAGAGGGGACAAAGGGGACAAAGGGAAAAAGCAGGAACACCATTAAAGCACAGAAGAAACAGGTAGAGCAACAAACATCTGATAACATTTTAATGAGTTAAGTGTACCTTGGGTGAGGGGACCACGCTGAAAGTGTTCATGATGCGGTCAGGATATTCCTCACGGATTTTGCTAATAAGCAGCGTGCCCATGCCAGAGCCAGTGCCTCCACCAAGGGAGTGTGTGAGCTGGAAGCCCTGGAGGCAGTCACAGCTCTCTGCTTCTTTTCTCACCACATCCAGGACAGAGTCCACCAGCTCGGCTCCCTCAGTGTAATGGCCTTTAGcccagttattacctgctccactCTGGCCTGTGGTACACGTAAATACAGACCTGTATCACAGCTGTATAGTAAAACATTCCTGATATATATTTACAATGACTTCATAGTATTTCGAAGTAAAACTAATTTTACTTGCAATGAGCAATGCATATTTACTCTTGAAgaattgtgcttttttttttaagacatgttaatttttacatttaaattctcACCAAAGACAAAGTTGTCTGGTCTAAAGATCTGGCCAAAAGCACCAGACCTCACAGAGTCCATTGTTCCTGGCTCCAAGTCCACCAGCACTGCACGAGGAACATACTTCCCACCTGATGATGACAGGTACAAGAATATGAATACACAGACAGTTTACACAAtgctaaaatataaaataatacacaacTTAAGATCGCTCCCTTTTCACAAGACAAAGAAGCACAGAGTGACTTGAAATGTTTGCAACAGCGGTTTATGAGTAAACTTTAATCCCTAAAAATTAGATGATCTAACTCTGGCTGAAAAAGCTTTAGCACAATGGCTCTAACCTGTTGCCTCGTTGTAGTAGACGTTGATTCGCTCCAACTGCAGGTCGTTGTCTCCATGGTATGTCCCAGATGGGTCGATGCCGTGTTCGTCACTTATCACCTCCCAGAACTAGAGAAGAAATGTTAGGGGTTAAATTAGCCGGCTAACTAGCACAACCTGTCCTAGCAAGTcaaacttaacacaggctttgtcgCCAGGTAAGTTAATTCAGCAGCCTGATTCTGATCTGAATTTAACATTTGCTCTATCACACTTTTAAAACTTGTTTTCAAACCTTGGCTCCGATCTGGTTGCCACACTGGCCAGCCTGCAGATGCAGTATCTCCCTCATTGTGGTCTAGACGAAATGGTTGCGTACTGACAGAAAGAATCCTCCCCTCTGTAAATGCAGATGAACCCAATTGGAACGAGTTACAGCCATTCAAATCAAACAGGGAATGTGATGgtcacttttacacacatgggtcaaaaatgataCATACTCTATGGGTCGTACACGAAGGAACACCTGCCATacatttcacacagctgcttttgcaAATCTGATGCATGTCAGTGTTGTTATCCATTAatagtgagaaagagaaatatgtacaatactAACTAGCTCTTGACATTATATATTTGTAGCTAGCGTTACCTTAACTAAAACTTGATATAAAACTTGATATACTCAATAGGCAATTTGTTGTCTTGATTCCGAGTCTGAAATCTCTCATGCTGATGAACAGGACTTTTTTCCAGAGGATAAAGCTGGATTTTTAGGTGTGTCTTAGAATCCAGCTCTCTTAAATGAAAAAGGCTCTTTGGATGACATCTATATAATGATGACATCGATGTCATCAAAGGTGGCTATGCCTCATAGAAGATGCTATATAGAAGATgctatgtcatcaaaggagccttctcAATTTCATACAGCAAAAGCAGCCTCTGTGAAATGTATGGCAGGTGTTACAGAATGTACCATATactatatgtatatgtatatatatgtatttgttcatAAAGTTTGTTCATaaaggaaaataatgatttgcgGTAccaaaataaagatatttgtgttttttcaaaaatTACACACTGTATATACATAAAGTGTGTACTTTGTTTTTGCATAGCAAGTATTGGTCATTTTCTACCCAtgtttgtaaaaatgtgttagAACTACCAAATGTATGTTTGTTCataaagtaagaaagaaaaaaggacaatAATGATTTGCAGTATCAAAATAAAGATATTCATGTGCAATACTAACTAGCTCTTGACATATTTTCTAGCTAACCATAGCTATATCAActaaataaaacttgaaatagAACAGTATATACTTATTAGGCAGTTCTTGGTCTTGATTCTGAGACTGAAATCTCTGATGCTGATGACCTACACTATGTTCGACAGGATCAAGCTGGAGTTGTAATGTGTCCTGGAATCCAGCTCTACTAAATGAAGAAGGCACCTTTGATGACACCTATGTAATTAAAGGAGCCTATGCTACATATAAGATGCTACATAGAATAGCATCTTCTATGTAGCATAGGTCCATTTTGAAAATGCTATATCATCAAATGCTTCCTAGAATATGCTGTCATCAAATGAGCCTATGTATGCCAGCATCTTCTATGTAGCATAGGCTTGAGCCTATGCTACATACACTCAAAAAAGGAATTCCTtgaatttactttaaaaaatcatGGAAAgtatttccacattattaaatggGTTTCTTTCAATATTAAGCAATTCTGTTTGTCTAACATAATGTTCTTAGGTGGGGTTAGTGTCATTTTTTACAGTTGATCCAATTTAGTTTGTTGAATTAGATCCAACttgatttaataattatttgaatTAAGTCTAACTTAATTTAATAGAGTTGATCCAACTGATTTCAAATTAATACAATTtgcaatcaaattgtatttcttcaaaaacataaaatgttcaACACATTCAGGtgcttgaaaacaaaaaaaaaatactttctcTTAATATCAACACATTGCTTCCCTTATTATTCAAAGTGCAAAAAGAAAGACAACGTTAACAATTTCAAGTTggttgtaaatataaaaaatgtactcTCCCATTTTtgagaaattgaaaaaacagCACTTTGCAAGTCCAAACATAATGGATCTtagtattcacacacacacacacacacacacatacacacacacacactcactcactcctcacacacacacacttacatatcTTTATATAGTAAGTACACTGTTACACCATTTTTTGGTATCacgtttaatgcattattgcacaacaacaaagacaaatcaaaagCTGAAAACGTTCATATTCATGACAGAAAGAAGCAGCACAAAACATGAAGGAAACAGCAAGAGTGTGAACATTTTTCAACAAAGCCTTAAACTTGTGCATAGTAAGAACCAGGTCATGGCTGTTGTTTAGGCCACTTCCTCGTCACCGTCCTCCTCACCCTCGCCCTCTTCCTCAGCAGTGGCGTCCTGGTACTGCTGGTACTCAGACACCAGGTCGTTCATGTTGCTCTCAGCCTCTGTGAACTCCATCTCGTCCATACCTTCGCCCGTGTACCTGAAACAATGGACATAAAGTAGATACTTACTGATGGACATAAAGTTAGTGTATGAATTCTGGATAATATCAGGTAACAACAGGAAAAGAAACTTCTCCTCAATGTCCTGGCATTAATCTTATTCACTCACCAGTGGAGGAAGGCCTTGCGACGGAACATGGCAGTGAACTGCTCTGACATGCGTTTGAACAGCTCCTGAATGGCTGTGCTGTTGCCAATGAAAGTGGAGGACATCTTGAGTCCGCGGGGAGGGATGTCACAGACGGCCGTCTTGACATTGTTTGGGATCCACTCCACGAAGTAGCTGCTGTTCTTGTTCTGCACATTCAACATCTGCTCGTCTACCTCCTTCATGGACATGCGGCCCCGAAAGATGGCGGCAACAGTAAGGTAGCGACCGTGGCGTGGGTCACAGGCAGCCATCATGTTTTTGGCGTCAAACATCTGCTGGGTGAGTTCAGGAACTGTCAGTGCCCTGGAAAGAGACAGATAATTCAAGTCAGATTCAAAATACTTTTAAAGAGTACTTCCTTGTCTGATACGGAGTCCTGCTTCCCTACCTGTACTGCTGGCTTCCACGACTGGTCAGGGGAGCAAAGCCTGGCATGAAGAAGTGCAGCCTGGGGAAGGGCACCATGTTCACAGCCAGTTTCCTCAGATCAGCATTGAGCTGGCCGGGAAAGCGCAGGCAGGTGGTCACCCCGCTCATGGTGGCTGAGACAAGGTGGTTGAGATCACCATAGGTGGGTGTAGTGAGTTTCAGTGTACGGAAGCAGATGTCATACAGGGCCTCATTATCAATGCAGTAGGTCTCATCTGTGTTCTCCACCAGCTGGTGGACAGACAGGGTGGCATTGTAGGGCTCCACCACTGTGTCTGACACCTGGAGAGGGAAAGTGAAGGGAAAGAGGGGACAAAGGGAAAAAGCAGGAACACCATTAAAGCACAGAGGAAACAGGTAGAGCAACAAACATctgataacattttaataagTTAAGTGTACCTTGGGTGAGGGGACCACGCTGAAAGTGTTCATGATGCGGTCAGGATATTCCTCACGGATTTTGCTGATAAGCAGCGTGCCCATGCCAGAGCCGGTGCCTCCACCAAGGGAGTGTGTGAGCTGGAAGCCCTGGAGGCAGTCACAGCTCTCTGCTTCTTTTCTCACCACATCCAGGACGGAGTCCACCAGCTCGGCTCCCTCAGTGTAATGGCCTTTAGcccagttattacctgctccactTTGGCCTGTGGTACACGGAAATACAGACCTGTATCACAGCTGTATAGAAAAACATTCCTGATCTCTTTACAGTATGACGTCATAGTATTTGGAAGTAAAACTCATTTTAGTTGTAATGAGCAAGGCATATTTACTCTTGCAGAATTGTGGAAAGCACTTCAATTTTGGTTTTAAAGATCAAATCAAACCAATTTTTTCTGGCCATATTTAAATTCTCACCAAAGACAAAGTTGTCTGGTCTAAAGATCTGGCCAAAAGCACCAGACCTCACAGAGTCCATTGTTCCTGGCTCCAAGTCCACCAGCACTGCACGAGGAACGTACTTCCCACCTGGTAATGACGGGTACAAGAATATGAATACAGACTATTTACACAATGTTGAAATAGCAAATAATACACAACGAAAGATAGCTCCCTTTTTTCATCACTACTATTTTGTTAACAGTCATTAAATAGGTAGCCCTTTGAAGAGAGGAAAAACTCtacacatcaacacattcaACTCTATTCGATAGTTTGTATTTAATTATGTCCATTTCTACTGATTGAAAGTCATTGTACTGTCCAAGTGAAATGATAACTTCCAGTCTCAAGTTAAAAGTGTCAAAGACGTTTTACAAGTGTAATTCATCTTTTTAAAATTCCAATGGCAAGACAAAGAAGCACAGAGGGAAATGTTTGCAACCGTGGTTTATAAATCAACTTTAATCCCTCGTATTTTGCATGCTGTTGATTGATATTTGTTTATAATAGAACATGTCTTGATTTTGATCACTCCCTTCAGTGCAGTCTAATAAATGTTAAGTTAAAGCTGACATTGTTAGCTGGGGTTTGTTGATTTGTCGTATCATGGAAACGGTGACATTTCCTATGAAGTTGAGTCAGGACAGCCTTGAGGATGGTCGGGAAATAACAACCCTCCAGTGGAGTTTACCTACATTGACTTGTGTGGAAATTAGATCTAACTCCGGCCAAAAAGCTTTGGCATGATGGTGCTAACCTGTCGCCTCATTGTAGTAGACGTTGATTCGCTCTAGCTGCAGGTCGTTGTCTCCATGGTACGTCCCGGACGGGTCGATGCCATGTTCGTCACTTATCACCTCCcagaactggaggagaagaaacataAGGGGTTTAAATCGCCATATATCTAGCACGACCTGTTCTAGCAAGTCGAACTTAACAAGGGCTGTCATAAGCTTTTAGGCCAAGTAAGATAATTCAGCAGCCTGAATCTGAATTTAACATTTGCTCTGCTACACTTTTAAAACGTGTTTTCAAACCTTGGCTCCGATCTGGTTGCCACACTGGCCCGCCTGTAGATGAAGGATCTCTCTCATTGTGATCTAGATGAAATAGTGTTATGTTACAATCCAATTATtgtgaaaaagagaaatatgtacACTACTAACTAGCTTTTGGCATTCTTGTCTAGCTAGGTAACCATAGAtagatcaacaaaataaaacttgaaatataACAGTTTATACTTAATAGGCAATTCCCAGCTCTGGATTCTGAAATGTCTAATGCTGATAATCTACACTATGTTCCACAGGATTAAACTGGAGATGTGGGTGTCTTGGAATCCAGCTCTCCCAAATGAGtaaggctcctttgatgacatagcATATTCTGTCATCAAAGGAGTCTATGCCACGCGTCCTTGATGACAAAGACATCTATGTCATCAGGGGAGTCTATGCCACCCGTCTTTGATGACATAGACATCTATGTCATCAAAGATTCAAGAGTTAATTGTCAtatgcacaacaattacatttaGCAGTCACTGTCagtgaaatgcttgggtcacaggctctcttctagcaatgctcagaatattatAAGCGTAAAAAAACttgtataaaatatacataaaatagtatatcaaaaaaagaagagtacaaatgaaatatatatcaACATACATCCAAATATGTATAAACacctaaagaaaaaacaaaaatgcaaatatGCTAAGGTGCAGAGTAAGTGGAATTATGGCAGattggaggagtttaaaagtgtGGCTTGGGGGATGAAACTGATGCTTCATTTAAGATGCTATGTCATCCAAATAGCCTTTGCCATATAGAGGATGCCATACCATCAAAGGAGTCTAGGGCACAGATGCTATGTTatcaaaggagccttcttcATTTCAGAGAGCAAAAGCATTTTTGTGAAATGTATTGCAGGTGTTCCGTAGAGAATTCAGTATGTTACAGTATAAACtgtgggtcatttttgacccatgtgtgtaaaattGATGTTCATAAagtaagaaagtaaaaaagaaaataatgatttgttgtAATTTATGGTTCTCCAAGGGTTGCGCATGTTGTAAAGCAATTCACTGCTAAAACACTAGGTGGAGtgacgttttttgtcgaagacgaccttagagacgccttcttcgtgtgtggcagtcgtcgttgaatgtttatttacatcgccactgctgctcctcatagcctttttctggcggacaaatttgtcc encodes:
- the LOC133011796 gene encoding tubulin beta chain isoform X1, whose amino-acid sequence is MREILHLQAGQCGNQIGAKFWEVISDEHGIDPSGTYHGDNDLQLERINVYYNEATGGKYVPRAVLVDLEPGTMDSVRSGAFGQIFRPDNFVFGQSGAGNNWAKGHYTEGAELVDSVLDVVRKEAESCDCLQGFQLTHSLGGGTGSGMGTLLISKIREEYPDRIMNTFSVVPSPKVSDTVVEPYNATLSVHQLVENTDETYCIDNEALYDICFRTLKLTTPTYGDLNHLVSATMSGVTTCLRFPGQLNADLRKLAVNMVPFPRLHFFMPGFAPLTSRGSQQYRALTVPELTQQMFDAKNMMAACDPRHGRYLTVAAIFRGRMSMKEVDEQMLNVQNKNSSYFVEWIPNNVKTAVCDIPPRGLKMSSTFIGNSTAIQELFKRMSEQFTAMFRRKAFLHWYTGEGMDEMEFTEAESNMNDLVSEYQQYQDATAEEEGEGEEDGDEEVA
- the LOC133011796 gene encoding tubulin beta chain isoform X9 gives rise to the protein MREILHLQAGQCGNQIGAKFWEVISDEHGIDPSGTYHGDNDLQLERINVYYNEATGGKYVPRAVLVDLEPGTMDSVRSGAFGQIFRPDNFVFGQSGAGNNWAKGHYTEGAELVDSVLDVVRKEAESCDCLQGFQLTHSLGGGTGSGMGTLLISKIREEYPDRIMNTFSVVPSPKVSDTVVEPYNATLSVHQLVENTDETYCIDNEALYDICFRTLKLTTPTYGDLNHLVSATMSGVTTCLRFPGQLNADLRKLAVNMVPFPRLHFFMPGFAPLTSRGSQQYRALTVPELTQQMFDAESNMNDLVSEYQQYQDATAEEEGEGEEDGDEEVA
- the LOC133011796 gene encoding tubulin beta chain isoform X2 — protein: MREILHLQAGQCGNQIGAKFWEVISDEHGIDPSGTYHGDNDLQLERINVYYNEATGSSGGKYVPRAVLVDLEPGTMDSVRSGAFGQIFRPDNFVFGQSGAGNNWAKGHYTEGAELVDSVLDVVRKEAESCDCLQGFQLTHSLGGGTGSGMGTLLISKIREEYPDRIMNTFSVVPSPKVSDTVVEPYNATLSVHQLVENTDETYCIDNEALYDICFRTLKLTTPTYGDLNHLVSATMSGVTTCLRFPGQLNADLRKLAVNMVPFPRLHFFMPGFAPLTSRGSQQYRALTVPELTQQMFDAKNMMAACDPRHGRYLTVAAIFRGRMSMKEVDEQMLNVQNKNSSYFVEWIPNNVKTAVCDIPPRGLKMSSTFIGNSTAIQELFKRMSEQFTAMFRRKAFLHWYTGEGMDEMEFTEAESNMNDLVSEYQQYQDATAEEEGEGEEDGDEEVA
- the LOC133011796 gene encoding tubulin beta chain isoform X14, which gives rise to MREILHLQAGQCGNQIGAKFWEVISDEHGIDPSGTYHGDNDLQLERINVYYNEATGGKYVPRAVLVDLEPGTMDSVRSGAFGQIFRPDNFVFGQSGAGNNWAKGHYTEGAELVDSVLDVMEFTEAESNMNDLVSEYQQYQDATAEEEGEGEEDGDEEVA